The stretch of DNA GCAGCAAGCTCGGTTGGACTGCCGCCATACTCCACAAAGATGTCCATGCCAGCGTCCGTCCGCTTTGTCGGGGCAGAGACCGCTGTCATCTGCAGCTTACCCTTGGGCATTGTGAGAGACGCTTTGGGGGCAGGTGGGCAGTTCTGAGACCGACGTCCAAGATTGCTGATGATGCGGTCGGCAAAGGCCACCGTTGAACCCGCCTTGACGTTGCGCGGGCCCGCCATGTCGGCAGTCAGGTCCTTGCCGTCTTCAAGCGTCACATAAAGAGCCTGCTCAATCCGCTCAGCGGCGGCAAGCTTGCCACCCTGCCGCAGCATCATGATCGCTGCCAGCAGAAGCGCCGTCGGATTGGCCAGACCTTTGCCTGCAATATCAGGGGCAGACCCATGCACCGCTTCAAACATCGACATCCGGGCACCGAGGTTGGCGCTGGGCGCAAGCCCCAGACCGCCGACCAGGCCGGCCGTCAGGTCGCTGATGATGTCACCATTCATGTTGGTGGTGCAGATCACATCGAAATCTTCCGGCGACATCACCAGACGGTGGGCCAGATTGTCGATGATCATATGGTCCGACTGAAGGGTCGGGTGCTTGGCAGCCACATCTTCGCAGGCCTGTTTGAACAGCCCCTCAGAGAGTTTCATGATGTTGGCTTTGCTTGCCACCGTCACCCGCTTGCGGCCTTCGGCCTTAGCCAGGGCGAAAGCGGCTTCTGCGATCTTGGTCGACCCGGCCCGTGTGATGAGTTTCAGGCATTGCGCCACATCCGGCGTCTGCATGTGCTCGATGCCAGCATACAGGTCCTCAACGTTCTCACGAACCACGACCAGATCAATGTCCCGATCCATGTAAGGGGTGATGACGCCAGGCAACCTCCGGGCAGGCCGCACATTTGCATAGAGCTCAAAGTGCTTGCGCAAAGTGACGTTGGCGCTTTTGCCACCAGCGCCGATACCGGTTTCAAGCGGACCCTTGAGAACAAATCCGGCTTTCGCGATTTCATCGAGCGTTTCGCCCGGTAGTCCCGAGGCAGCACCCTTGGCATTGGCCGAGGCACCAGCCTCACATGTGGTCCAGTCTATCCGTGCACCACCCGCGACCAGAATACGCTGTGTGGCGTCCATGATTTCCGGTCCGATTCCGTCACCGGGCAAGGCAACCGCTTTCAGACGAGACGGGACAAGCTTTGGCTTGCGTGCAGCAGGTGTTTCCTGCGCAAAGGCAAAGTCTGTTTCAGAACCGTCATAGGCCTGCTCAAGGGAAGAATT from Pyruvatibacter sp. HU-CL02332 encodes:
- a CDS encoding NADP-dependent isocitrate dehydrogenase, producing the protein MTLNSSLEQAYDGSETDFAFAQETPAARKPKLVPSRLKAVALPGDGIGPEIMDATQRILVAGGARIDWTTCEAGASANAKGAASGLPGETLDEIAKAGFVLKGPLETGIGAGGKSANVTLRKHFELYANVRPARRLPGVITPYMDRDIDLVVVRENVEDLYAGIEHMQTPDVAQCLKLITRAGSTKIAEAAFALAKAEGRKRVTVASKANIMKLSEGLFKQACEDVAAKHPTLQSDHMIIDNLAHRLVMSPEDFDVICTTNMNGDIISDLTAGLVGGLGLAPSANLGARMSMFEAVHGSAPDIAGKGLANPTALLLAAIMMLRQGGKLAAAERIEQALYVTLEDGKDLTADMAGPRNVKAGSTVAFADRIISNLGRRSQNCPPAPKASLTMPKGKLQMTAVSAPTKRTDAGMDIFVEYGGSPTELAACLRAASADLPFTLAMISNRGLKVYPGTVPMADFADHWRCRFASRAPQDDLPEQQMAELMARISKFARWCHVERLQMIDGTPGFSVAQGQ